One window from the genome of Rutidosis leptorrhynchoides isolate AG116_Rl617_1_P2 unplaced genomic scaffold, CSIRO_AGI_Rlap_v1 contig232, whole genome shotgun sequence encodes:
- the LOC139882132 gene encoding uncharacterized protein yields the protein MALFSALLDHILSRRPLLLYAAAWTALLTATVAVASFSPEVAFVSAISSSSAFTRECGGPNPEDVVRVPVDLPGEVVCLPAHLFSRSRVDLLVPPVFAAVVVAGSAFVVRALALGEVDDEARSI from the coding sequence ATGGCTCTCTTCTCCGCCTTGCTCGACCACATCCTCTCGCGGCGGCCGCTCCTACTCTACGCTGCCGCGTGGACGGCTCTCCTCACCGCGACTGTTGCGGTGGCCTCATTCTCGCCTGAGGTCGCCTTCGTGTCCGCAATATCGTCGTCATCGGCCTTCACAAGGGAGTGCGGCGGCCCCAACCCGGAGGACGTGGTGAGGGTGCCAGTGGACCTGCCGGGGGAGGTCGTGTGCTTGCCGGCGCACTTGTTCTCGAGGTCGAGGGTCGACCTGTTGGTGCCGCCGGTCTTTGCGGCTGTCGTCGTGGCCGGCTCGGCCTTTGTGGTTAGGGCTTTGGCTTTGGGCGAGGTGGACGACGAGGCCCGTTCGATCTGA
- the LOC139882133 gene encoding short-chain dehydrogenase TIC 32 B, chloroplastic-like, producing MGIFSLVTGRPGPSGFGSSTTAEQVTEGIDASDVTAIVTGGGSGIGFETARVLALRRAHVIIAARNMDAANEAKRLILNDDGDARVDVLKLDLCSMKSIRAFVNDFIALDLPLNILINNAGIMFCPYQLSEDGFEVQFATNHLGHFLLTNLLLDKMKATARVSGIEGRIVNLSSIAHLHTYKEGIRFDDINDQLGYSDKKAYGQSKLANILHASELSRRLQQEGANITVNSVHPGLIMTNLMRHSFISMRIMKMLTYLLWKNVPQGAATTCYVALHPSLKGVTGNYFLDCNEMEPSALARDERLAKKLWDFSNKLVDSASKD from the exons ATGGGTATTTTCTCATTAGTGACAGGAAGGCCAGGCCCTAGTGGGTTTGGATCATCTACCACTGCAGAGCAGGTCACTGAAGGCATTGATGCAAGCGACGTCACCGCTATAGTCACGG GAGGAGGAAGTGGCATCGGATTCGAGACGGCGAGGGTCCTCGCCTTGCGCAGAGCGCATGTCATAATCGCTGCAAGAAACATGGATGCCGCAAATGAAGCGAAACGGCTGATTCTGAACGATGATGGAGATGCTCGCGTGGATGTCCTCAAATTGGACCTTTGCTCCATGAAGTCCATCAGAGCATTTGTCAACGATTTCATTGCTCTCGATCTTCCCCTCAACATCTTGAT CAACAATGCTGGGATTATGTTCTGCCCTTATCAGCTCTCGGAAGATGGGTTCGAAGTGCAATTCGCCACCAATCATCTTG GACATTTTCTGCTGACAAACCTCCTCCTGGACAAAATGAAAGCCACCGCAAGAGTTTCCGGCATCGAGGGACGCATTGTGAATCTGTCCTCCATAGCTCATCTGCACACTTACAAGGAAGGAATTAGATTCGATGACATCAATGATCAGCTCGG TTATTCTGACAAGAAGGCATATGGTCAGTCCAAATTAGCAAACATACTTCATGCCAGCGAGCTCTCTCGCCGCTTGCAG CAAGAGGGAGCAAATATTACAGTCAACTCGGTGCATCCCGGGCTGATCATGACAAATCTCATGAGACATTCTTTCATCTCGATGA GAATCATGAAGATGCTCACTTATCTGCTATGGAAGAATGTCCCACAG GGAGCAGCCACGACTTGCTACGTCGCACTCCATCCGAGCCTCAAAGGCGTAACGGGGAACTACTTCCTTGATTGCAACGAGATGGAGCCGAGTGCCCTCGCACGGGACGAGCGTCTTGCCAAGAAACTGTGGGATTTCAGCAACAAGTTGGTAGATTCGGCTTCCAAGGACTGA